Below is a window of Xiphophorus maculatus strain JP 163 A chromosome 19, X_maculatus-5.0-male, whole genome shotgun sequence DNA.
aatatactaTACAAAACTattacagaaaatgttgtttggTTATTAGGTCATGACTGTTGTTCTGTAGGTAtacttttctacaaaaaagtCACTTGAAAGatgcatttttcacatttagttacaggaaaaccacaaaactcaatgcattttattggtcttttctgtaatagaccaacacagtGTCTTATCATTGTCCTCTTTAACTTTAACACCCCTAAATAAATTCTACTTCAGCAAAAGACATTCCAGAGCTCACCTAACTAGTAAGTAAGTAGTAATAACACTAGTAGGTAGTGTCAAGATTATTGAATAAAAGAGGCAATATTATTGTTGATCGCAATAATTTATGGAACAATTtgtcgttcagcaaaatttgctatcgtaaCTGAAAGCTGTGCTTGTAACTATGGGTGCACCGACTCTAGTTTTCTGGatgattaccgatctttaaaaagcctgacaaTTACTATATTAGTCAGcatcaattttttatttatttcatttatgtcTGAAAACTTGATAAGTATGGAGATAAAGATGCTAAGTTGACAACAGCGGAATGACTTTTAACTGCAGACGTGACCTGGTGGGTGGCTCTGTCAGTCAGTCCTCTATCACGCCAGAGCAAAAGGGGACAGTAGATGATTTTCTGATCTTTGCTGAGGACGATAAGATTGGTGGATATAATCAGTTTCATATGCAAGTATTGGCCGATTGCTGATTTTCCAAAATTAAGAATATCAGGCCGATTTATTGGCTGGTTAATGTATCAGTGCATCCttagttgtaacatgacaaaatctaGAAAAAGGTTCAAGGTGACTAGATACTTTAACAAGACATGGTAACACCTGTACAGCTAGTGGAAGGATAATCATATATATTCTCCTCACCAGGGCTTTTCCTGATGTTTCTATGGTATCAGAGAGGCTCCGTTTTCCTATCCATGAGAGCACCACCCATTCCTCTGAGCAGAGCTCACTTTCCCAGCATCCTTTGGCTCAGATAACCCTCCTTTCCGATGAAGGAGCAAGCAGCAACTGCTCCCCATCTCAGCAtgacacacaaagaaaactaTCAAGAGGAGATAGCAAAGAAACTAAGTTGGAAGCACTATACGACTTGACAGGCAGGAATACAGTTGGAATTCATAAAGATGAAAATATCTTTCTGAATAAAGACATTCCTATGCAGGATCCTCAAGCCGACCAGAGAGAGGTTGGCatgcaaagcagcagcagcagctctgtttcCTCTGAATCCCTGACCTCTATTAAAAGCACTGGCTTTTGTCCAGATCAGCCACGACACACAGAAGCTTGCAAAGACAACATGTTTGAAAGACAAGGTTCACCAGGTGAAGCCAGTCCTTCCCAACAGCAGAAAAGGCACAAAGAAATCAGTAACATCACTACTGGTTCCCGCTCAACTCAGCCCGATGATAGCAGCCAAGAGTTGCACAAAGAGCTGCTGTCTGAGGTACGGAAACTCAGCAACTTTGAAGCACACGAGCAACCAGAGGGTCCGACACCAACTCATGAGCTGATCACACCTTTTCTCAAAGAATCGCAAGGCAAACCTAGTGGGAAGCCATTTTCAGAATGGGTTCACAGAGACAGAGATCTATGGTCTTCACAgacccaaacaggaagtgatggcTCCTACCTTGGCTTCCTTCCACAGTCTCAATCTACACCAGGCGTTTTCTTTGCGCCACTGAAATTCGATGTCAAGACTAAACTAGCACATCTTTCAGCCATAGAATCTAACATAGATACCTTTTACCCATCAATCACGGGTGCACACTCAGCTGATGGCCGTCTCCCAGACACGGAAGATCCTCTGGAGGCTTCTCACAAAGTCCATTCCCTCCCTAGTTTCAACTATCTGCAGAAAGTTGATGCCTGGAAGACAAAAGAAAGCTCAGAGAGGATCCCACCATTAGAAGGCCTAGCACTGCACAGACCTTCGGGAGTTCCTCCTAAAAAAGGTGATGAGGGAGGATCCAACACCTTTATCCAGCAGCCTTCCACCAACCAGGATGCTACACAGATCTCTTCTTCTACACCTTCAGGAGGTTCTTCTCCTAGACGAGGAGAGGCTGTAGGCGGAGCTCCCGGTGACTTAGAGAATAAGGGATCTGCTACGCCACCTTCTGCCTCTCCCTTCGGCAGATCACAGTCCCCCTCGTCCCTTGGTACAGTTGTCATGGTCGCTGACAAGCACCAGCTGACCAACACTGCTCCAGAAAATAAGATTCAGGGCCTGAAGGACACTCTTCCTTCACCCAGTACCGCCACTCAACCCTCACGTTTCAAGAGCCTTGGTCACTTCAGTGACGTCTCCGAACTCTCAAGTTCCCAAGATAGCTACACGGAAATTAAAGTAGGACCTTCTGTCGGAACCTCTTCTGTCGTCAGCCTTGAGCTTGATAATTATGCCCCCTACTGGACTTTTAAACATTCAGCAACGTCACCATCTCCTCCAGGGCCTAAAGAGCTCAACATTGATGAACGAATTCCTGTAAGttgctctgattttttttgtttgtttgtttgaagtCAATGTATTTTAGATAACAGATCatccaatttattatttatgtgaaCATAGTTATCTGATAAGTTCTccctcatttttttctattagttgtATCTTCAAAACCTTGGTATCGACCAAACTCCATCAAAAATCCTGACTCCGTTTGCACCTAGAGGGCCCATCAGAGAACCAGAGTTCTCTCCCACTGATCTCTGTACTAGTAAAGGATCTTCTGGAACTTCTTCAAAGAGCACCCAACCTTCAGAGAGTAACAAACCTTATAATGACCTTCACTGTATGATAGGCAACATGGTGGAAATACTTGTCagcaaatgtaatgttttaacaGCTGCAGCTAATAGAGTGATCAAATAAGATCCACATTTTAAACATGATACTTCATTGAAATTTTAAAGTCCTGGTCTGTTTTTAGTTCTGCAAGCATTAAGGAACGCCCAGCCATGAAGCAATACGGAAGAGTATGACATTTTTCTAGTCcggaaaaatatgaaaaagggATAATTGGTATTTGGCTTCAataatcagtccatccatccatctgttcatctatagcacaggtgtcaaactccaggcctggagggccactgccctgcaacctttagatgtgcctctgctgcaccacacctgaatagaataattaggtcgttagcaaaggttctggagaactgatctacacaaggaggaggtaattaagccatttcattccagtgttttgtacctgtggcacatctgaaaactgcaggacagcgacacttcaggactggagtttgacacctctgaTCTATAACATCCATtaatttttcctttcactcagcAATCTTCCATTCAGATCCATCCATCATTCCAACTTCCCATGTCTTTAGTTGTCACATTTACAGCCTAAATTCATAAAGAAACGTTgaatttaaactgtaaaaagtgagctaaaaggaaagaaaactatggaaaatgatgtaatatttgcaagaaaactGTTTGGAACCATGTGTCATCTTTATGAAACAAGTCTAAAACTGTGTTTGTGGTTCATTTTTTTGTAAGTTCAAAATAggcacaaaaatgttaaatatacaTCAATTATTAATGACTAATAATCTTTGTCTTGTATTCAGGTAGCAGTCCCCATAAAGGCGAGTTCTCCAGGTCCAGCGTTCTGTCGGTGGATTCTAGTTCATCCATCCCTCTCAGCACGGACAGTCTTGGTCTGGTTTCCTCGCCGTCAGAGCAGGTCAGAGTGAAGACCTCTCCTCCGTCCGACACAGAAGCCACTCAGAGGGAGAGCAGACCGGCCTCCTGCTCCGGGGCCGGTGAACGCTCCCATTCCTCTGTCCTGATCCAAAACAGCAAGCAGGATTTCAAGTCCGTCGCTGTAAACGTCTCTGATACAGATACAAAGTCATCTGTCCGGAGCAGCGATAATACGGGTCAAGATGCGGAGAATTCCTTTGTTAGCACAAAGGCATTGTCAGAGATCCGTAAGCTACTCTCTCAAGCAGAGGACATGATATCTACGGCGTCTTCCACGTCTTCGTCGGGACCTAATGCAATGCTTCTCTTCTCTGATAAAGACATTTTCAGGCCACCAAACACAACAACCAGCTGGCTGCAGAACTCCTCGTTTTCTTCCTCTATTTCCACCTCCACTGGCGGAGACATAAAGTCTCATTCCTCTCCACCATGGGCCAGACCTTCCTCAGACTCCATACTTACATCAGAGAAACCAAACCAAAGCTCCACTGGGCTAGAGAGTTTGACGTCGTCTGAGCAACCCGATAGTCCATCCACACAAGCCCGGCGGACAGAGCCGGAAGGATGCAGCGCGGCACCTCCAGACAAAATACAGACACAGCCGTCAACAGCCGCAAGTACAACTCAGTTGAACGCGGTTCTTGAAGAAGATaatggagaagaagaaaagactaTACCTAATGATCTTGGTGCAGAGGGTCGCTCTTCCTTTCCCGTTCGCGAGGACGCTGACCAGGGAGTGATGAGCGACAGCAGCAGTGAGAGCTCACTGGCAATCAGAGTGGCCAAACTGCTGCAGAATGAATCGTCAGCCACCATGACGTCGAGCACGCCCAGCGTCACAGATCAGGAAGAGGGCAAGGCCGGAGGTAAAAGATTCACATCCggtcatctttttgtttttgttcaaattaaacCAAACCAAGGAGAAGGATCAAAAAGCTCTTCCCTGTAAGGCTGTTGCTGTTGGAGGTGCTTGTATTTAGTTCAATTTTTAATCTCTGGAACGTACAGGTACAGAGAGACGTCGACTGTTGCCAATACAACAggtagtgatacaaatcactaCCAAGTTCTGATTGGTAACCaaattaaagtgtaaaactttGTTGCTCCTTTAATTCACTCTTTAGTTGGAACTGCTCATTTCACTGGCTACTTTCTTTTCAGACTATGTTAATCCCACATGTATTTATGTTCCCATATTTCAGAGTGGATGAAGTCAAAGGTTTTGGGACAGCAGCGTGACCTGCTGCTGTTGGACGTAGAAGACAGACGGCACATTGAAGAAATCAAGAAACAGCTCCTGATGAGAAACCCTCTCAAAGTAATAATCTTTGATACACTTTAAGAGAAGAGAATCAGAAATTTGTAGTTGCattacaaaatgtaacaaatagttattttttatatttgtcatttttatgtcaGCCTTTCATCTTTGAAGAGTGTAGGTGCTCAAGGTAACCTGCGTGTTTGCAATTTCTTGCAAAGTGttccagaaaaataaactatttccCTGTTTTAGGGTTGCTGTGTACAGATTTTTTGGGGGTTCTTTAAGCTTAATTAATGCAAAGCGACTGGCTAAAATGTTTGTATTCCTTCAACATTTTAGATTCCGTCATATTATCGTCATCACAAAATACCCTAAAACttttaagtccatatcgccaCTCATGACAATCTGGAAACCCAAGAAGTGCattagtgaaaaaaatctacaaaaacagaaaatttgattaattgaaaaGAATTGCCAACCCTATGGCAAAGTGAcgtaatgtgaaaatatttcgGGGTGTGATTGCTTATATTTTAAGCTGAAGATTGCCCATGTTTGCTGTGGAAAAAGGATTTTGTAggttcttcttgttttttggaGGCCTTTAAAaacttccttgtttttttcccctttcttccAGAGCCAAGGGAGCACAGATACAGAAAGCAGCAGCGTGGCCTCCAGTGTTTGGGTCCACAAAGAGACCAATGTCCCCACAGCAGCCGAAACGTTTCCTGCCCTCAGCAATGCTAACAAGCAGCTAGCCGTCCACCCAGACCCTCACAAGACGCTACCGAGCAACCTTCACCTCGATCTAGAAGCCAGAGTTTGCGCGATCGCTGCCAGGGAAGGAGTAACACTCTCTACTAAAAGACCCCAGGCCCTTCCATCCATCAGCATACCCACTCAAAGGAACTCTGTGACCTCCTCACCTTCCAATTCGACCCCCACTTCCACTTCTGCTCTAAGTCCAGCCTCAGACCCCCTCCACCTGGCAGAGCTTTCCACTGGAACATCATCATCCAGTAAATGTCTTTCAACCAATCTGGATGAATCCGAGATGATTCCTTTAGTCCAGATTACAAGAGAACCGCCATCTGTGCATGATGAAAGTACCAGAAAGAGGCGAGACACGGTGGGAGGCCAGGCTGAGGAACTTTCCCCAACCGCCACACAGGCTGTAGGTAAACAGGATGTGGGGACAAATGTCCAGTCTAGTTCTTTTCTGGCCATCAGTCAGGGATTCAGGACAGGTCATTTCACTCTGCTgcctaaaaatattttgtcctcCGCTGCCCACTGTCCTGGTTCTGGTGCCGCCTCCGCCGCCCTGAGGGACTCCTCTTTGACCGCCTGCAGTCCAGACGAAGGTGTCGGGTCGTCGAGTCCAGCAGAATGGTACGATGGTGGGAAGCCGGCGGCTGACAGGTCAGACGCTTCCACCATTGATCCTCAGGGAAAGGGCATCACACCGTCGAGTCCTTATCCTGTTGAAGCACCTGGTAGGCTCATAGTGAAGTGTTTTTTATAGGGTTTTCTTTGAGTTTCATACTTTTATtaccacttttaaaaaaaacaaaaaaactgtggcGATAACAGTTTACATGCCGTCACTCGTCTTCCTTCCACCAGTGGCTGTGCTGCTGCCTTACAAACCTCGCGGCAGTGAGGAGCTCTTCTATGTCCCTCAGATGGAAGCTGATGTTTCCTCCACCAACCGGTCCGACACCACCATGGAGAGCTCTCACACAGGTACGGCGCAGAAATATTCATACTGCCTAGAACTTTGCCGCTCTGTCCCGATCCAGCCCTTCTATCCAGCAATGCTTGTATCCCTCTGATCCATTGGATAATAGTAAATGGGTCAGTTGTTCTCATACCTCTTGATGTTAACTATTGTTCTCTGTCTGAGTATTATCACTTGATCAACTCTTTTCTAACATCCCACACTACAAAATGAGTTATAAAAGTATGTCTGACTTGTATTGATATCGTATCTGGTCAATATCGGTATCGGCTGATACTCAAAGCTGCATTATCGGTATCATTTCGGAAGTGAAAAAATTGTATCTGGACACTACTAATATAGATATATTTCTATCTATGTATGTCTGTTAAATATGTTGGTAGTTGTTACCGCAGTAACGAACAGTGTGTGTCCGGTAAACCAAATTTGAGGGTTCAACTGAAAGCCTTtgagtggaggaggaagagcagattCCTGTCATGTTATAACTGTCTGTTAAAGGAGAGCAGGTGGTCCATTGTAACACACACCGCTCAGCACGTCCATTATTCATGTTCAGGGGCTGAGTTAGACAAAGGCAGAGCTGCAGCCTGAGTAGAGAGGTGGAGGTGGGGCAGACTGGAGCCTCTTGAATGCTGGTTGGGAATATTCAGTTGCTTCCCCAGcagctttttgtctttgtctaaTTCGATTGGCTCTCGTTGTGAAGTAAGCAACCGCTGGTAAATTCCCCCCAGGGTCAGACGACGCCGTGCCTCCCACCTTCAGCAGCGAAGTCCTTGGGGATCAGGACCCCAGGCTGGACCGCGGAGTCGCGTTCAGACACCAGGAGGGCATCTACAGCAAGAGGCTGAGAACAGCTGCCGTCACAATGGCAGaccccacacacacaggtgaGCTGAACACACCCAGAACATGGGGACATGAGATCTGATGCTGGGCAGGAGACATGATGGTTACTGCTCTCAAGGAAAGACATCTTAATGCAGTCACTTTgtaaatagtaaataataaCGATCATCACTTCCTTCCTAGTTTCATCCTTCCTCACTCCCTCTGTCAGtgtcttccttccttcctttctttgttCTTCCTTCCTTACTCCTTTCCCCTCACTCTCGCATTTCATTCTTCCTCCCTCGTCTCTTTCtaccttccttcctttttctgtCCCTTGTTTCATCCTTCCTTCATGTTCTATCACTCCCTTCcttgtttcttcctccttctttcctcccttctctccttcctcccatccatccagccacccagtaataataataatctctcCATATCTTCTTTATGAACAGTAGatgctcctgcagcagcagaccGAGGGTCTCCAGCTCTGATCCAGGGTGTGAAGCCGTCTTCCCAGGAATCATCTACCTTTACCAGAGCGCCTTCAATCAACCTCAAACCCTCCAGTAGGGATCAGGGTACCAGCCCGATCCACTTCCCCCAGTTCGAACCAACAGAGCTGGCTCATGACAGGTTTCATTCAGCACACTTAGAAAGGGTGCAAACCGACACCAGAGAGCGAGAACTTCCTCCACCGGCCCCCCGACAGGGCGCTAGGACCCTGGACCACCTGTGGCAGAAGTTCTGTGATCAGCGGACCAAGGACGAGGCGCGTCCCACCGGCGATAAAGACGCTTCCCTGTTGGAGCGACTGGAGCGTCTGTCTCGCGTGATTCATCGCAGGCAGGCTACTCAGGAAGCCGAGAGCCAGGAAGAGCGGAGTAGTTACTTTCCTGGAAGGACGCCGAGAAAAGAACGAAAGGAGATTAAATGGAGCGAACACGGCGGAGTGACAGATGGGGGTTGGGAAGCGGGGGGAGGAGAGGCGGAACATCCAACCCAACTGAGCCACCCGTCCCCCCCAGCAGACAGGGATCAGCCAGATAGCATGTCAACCACGTCCACCGTGGATACGGCCCGACTCGTCAGGGCCTTCGGCGCCGACAGAGTCAGAAACGTGAACAGCAGCTCTCGACTTGGTAAACTGTACAGCACCATCAGCAAACAGAGGGGAGACTGGAGAGGAACGGAGGCCGACTCCTCTGTTACCCTCACACCATCCGAGGAATCGGTACGTGTGTCTGAGAGGACAGGAAGTTGGAGACACGGTGTCTccagcttcctgtcctcctcCCTGCTCTACAAGTTATCTGTCGAAGTTAGCACTGGTCGTGTTTATGCTAACATTTATTATTCCACTTGTCTGAATGTAAAAGTGCTTCCACACCTGCCCTCAGGTTGTTGCTGATTCAGCACAAACATCCAGCTCACACACGTTCTCACCACAGCGCAGACCTTCCAGGGTTCTGACAGCCAAGAGGGCTGTAAGAGCCGTCAACAGAAGCATCCAGGCAGGTCAGTCATCATCAACCATGAGCAACTTTTacttgtgagaaaaaaatgaaaacttcttattttttctatgtgCATCTTTTCAATGTAGGAATTTAGGCTGTCAGAATAAGGAAGGAATCAATGAatcgtatgataaattaaaaggagctcaataatttccaatATGATgattaatattgtttgaaggccatttttgtttacagagacattgtaatcacttttatttttgttttcaattgtgtttttaaaaaaaaatttatttcagttttacaaatattttttggttattgtgttttattttggatgtttaaaacgTCTTCCAGTTCCATCGTTAAGTGCTCTTTAAAATTGGTTTATTGGTAGGAAGGAATAGGAATGCATTTCTTTGGGAGATTAATAAGACTGTatgaaatatattcattttgGTTCTTCAGTATTCTGTACTTCAGTATTATCTGACTCGATGTATTTGGCGAATaagacatttacagaaaaaagtgttgtttttttatcttagaTGCTAAATGTATAGATTTTTGGGGGCAGTTTTGGCTTAGTTAGTATCTTTTTCATTCATCAAATATCCTTTTTTTTGCCTGTATCCTCCAGTTAACCATTAAtatattactaaattagttgacaattatttcaataatcgattaatcgtttctgccctaaaaaaaatcaaatgttttgtaaagtCGGTAATATTTTTACCTTCTTCCTCAGGCGAGCTGGAGATTGTTCGTAACGGAACTCGGCGGAACACCAGAGATGTCGGGACTACGTTCCCCTCTCCTGCAGAAGCCAGGACTTATGGGCAGACCTCCTCTTCGTCAGGCactgtgggaggaagaggaggaaggtggAGAGTTCTTCCTAAATCAAACAGCAACCAGAGGCAGAAGAAGAGCAAGAGGAGCCCCTCCAAGCCTTACCCTAAAAGTAGGTTTGCTCGTACAGCTTTTGCGCGCTGTCGCGACGCCTGGACTGCCATGGacctctgaattttttttttaattagctcgACACATGATGAACAAAAAACGACAGCGGAAGCGACAGTTTTCTGCCATTCGGGGTGAACCCAACACACGGG
It encodes the following:
- the alms1 gene encoding Alstrom syndrome protein 1, encoding MEPEQMATTPSHRLGDEDTIGPDGQTGPPEAQSRSIVQQDQRPLKIKTDVRELQLSQQKVFQLEFQDSHLSPALSLLPLISGLEHSVTEYSFFQQGDPDFAPLRAFPDVSMVSERLRFPIHESTTHSSEQSSLSQHPLAQITLLSDEGASSNCSPSQHDTQRKLSRGDSKETKLEALYDLTGRNTVGIHKDENIFLNKDIPMQDPQADQREVGMQSSSSSSVSSESLTSIKSTGFCPDQPRHTEACKDNMFERQGSPGEASPSQQQKRHKEISNITTGSRSTQPDDSSQELHKELLSEVRKLSNFEAHEQPEGPTPTHELITPFLKESQGKPSGKPFSEWVHRDRDLWSSQTQTGSDGSYLGFLPQSQSTPGVFFAPLKFDVKTKLAHLSAIESNIDTFYPSITGAHSADGRLPDTEDPLEASHKVHSLPSFNYLQKVDAWKTKESSERIPPLEGLALHRPSGVPPKKGDEGGSNTFIQQPSTNQDATQISSSTPSGGSSPRRGEAVGGAPGDLENKGSATPPSASPFGRSQSPSSLGTVVMVADKHQLTNTAPENKIQGLKDTLPSPSTATQPSRFKSLGHFSDVSELSSSQDSYTEIKVGPSVGTSSVVSLELDNYAPYWTFKHSATSPSPPGPKELNIDERIPLYLQNLGIDQTPSKILTPFAPRGPIREPEFSPTDLCTSKGSSGTSSKSTQPSESSSPHKGEFSRSSVLSVDSSSSIPLSTDSLGLVSSPSEQVRVKTSPPSDTEATQRESRPASCSGAGERSHSSVLIQNSKQDFKSVAVNVSDTDTKSSVRSSDNTGQDAENSFVSTKALSEIRKLLSQAEDMISTASSTSSSGPNAMLLFSDKDIFRPPNTTTSWLQNSSFSSSISTSTGGDIKSHSSPPWARPSSDSILTSEKPNQSSTGLESLTSSEQPDSPSTQARRTEPEGCSAAPPDKIQTQPSTAASTTQLNAVLEEDNGEEEKTIPNDLGAEGRSSFPVREDADQGVMSDSSSESSLAIRVAKLLQNESSATMTSSTPSVTDQEEGKAGEWMKSKVLGQQRDLLLLDVEDRRHIEEIKKQLLMRNPLKSQGSTDTESSSVASSVWVHKETNVPTAAETFPALSNANKQLAVHPDPHKTLPSNLHLDLEARVCAIAAREGVTLSTKRPQALPSISIPTQRNSVTSSPSNSTPTSTSALSPASDPLHLAELSTGTSSSSKCLSTNLDESEMIPLVQITREPPSVHDESTRKRRDTVGGQAEELSPTATQAVGKQDVGTNVQSSSFLAISQGFRTGHFTLLPKNILSSAAHCPGSGAASAALRDSSLTACSPDEGVGSSSPAEWYDGGKPAADRSDASTIDPQGKGITPSSPYPVEAPVAVLLPYKPRGSEELFYVPQMEADVSSTNRSDTTMESSHTGSDDAVPPTFSSEVLGDQDPRLDRGVAFRHQEGIYSKRLRTAAVTMADPTHTVDAPAAADRGSPALIQGVKPSSQESSTFTRAPSINLKPSSRDQGTSPIHFPQFEPTELAHDRFHSAHLERVQTDTRERELPPPAPRQGARTLDHLWQKFCDQRTKDEARPTGDKDASLLERLERLSRVIHRRQATQEAESQEERSSYFPGRTPRKERKEIKWSEHGGVTDGGWEAGGGEAEHPTQLSHPSPPADRDQPDSMSTTSTVDTARLVRAFGADRVRNVNSSSRLGKLYSTISKQRGDWRGTEADSSVTLTPSEESVVADSAQTSSSHTFSPQRRPSRVLTAKRAVRAVNRSIQAGELEIVRNGTRRNTRDVGTTFPSPAEARTYGQTSSSSGTVGGRGGRWRVLPKSNSNQRQKKSKRSPSKPYPKSVSWFIPADNPRSEMRKENRPERSNMAWFEPHSRTRPWRELLRQRQVRDLNHKAKISSSGLARVSLQEALEIRRPDFISQSKQRVRCLALQAEERRIQSAFSRERNLLFDQLEEPQRLPRPAGTALLRRAVPRKEMIQRSKQIYENLPEVRRRREEERRKAEYQSYRLNAKLYNKRVRNRVLGRRTAWQ